AAGATCGCTTTTCGGATACATCAGCGTGGTCGCATGGCAGGCACCACGATTATGTTTAGCGCCCGTGACGGGGTTCATGGGCTGGCGGGCACCGCATCACAGGGCGTCAGGGCTTAAAGTCATGTCGGCACAGCGTATGACGCGCGGATATTTCTCGGTCTCGTCGCGAGCCCGTGGGCCGCTTCAAGCCGTTACCTTCATCATGCTCGCGCTGCCGCTGGCCGGCTGCGGCACCGGTTCTCTCTGGGACAAGTTCACCGCCAAGGACGACACCTTCGTCGAGGAGCCCGCCGACAAGATCTACAATGAGGGCCTGTACCTCATGAACGAGAAAAAGGACATGAAGGCGGCGAACAAGAAGTTCGAAGAGGTCGACCGCCAGCATCCTTATTCCGAATGGGCCCGTAAATCGCTGCTGATGTCGGCCTATGCGTCCTACCAGAGCGGCGATTATGACGGCTGCATCGGCGCCGCCACCCGCTACGTCACGCTGCATCCCGGCAGCCCGGATGCGGCCTATGCGCAATATCTGGTCGCGGCCTCCCATTACGACCAGATCCCGGACATCAGCCGCGACCAGACCCGCACCGAGAAGGCGATCGCCGCGCTGGAAGAGGTGGTACGCAAATATCCGAGCTCGGAGTATGCGACCTCGGCCAAGGCCAAGATCGAGGGCGCGCGCGACCAGCTCGCCGGCAAGGAAATGAACGTCGGCCGCTACTACGCGCAGAAGCGCGACTACACGGCGGCGATCAACCGCTACAAGACCGTCGTCACGCAGTACCAGACCACCCGCCATGTCGAGGAGGCGCTGTTCCGGCTCACCGAAGCCTATATGGCGATCGGCATCGTCGGCGAGGCGCAGACCGCGGCGGCTGTGCTTGGGCACAATTTTCCTGACAGTCGCTGGTACAAGGACGCCTATAATCTTGTAAAATCCGGCGGTCTCGAACCGAGCGAGAATCAGGGGTCCTGGATCAGCCGGACCTTCAAGAAGATGGGTCTCGGCTAGGAAATCTGGTTCCATGCTGGCGCGTCTGTCGATCCGTGACATCGTCCTGATCGAACGGCTCGATATCGAATTCGCCACTGGGCTCGCGGTTTTGACCGGCGAGACCGGTGCGGGCAAATCCATCCTGCTCGATGCCTTTGCGCTGGCGCTCGGCGGCCGCGGCGATGCCGGCCTCGTGCGCCACGGCGCTGAGCAGGGGCAGGTCACTGCCGTATTCGATGTCCCCAAAAATCATCCCGCGACCAAGATTCTCGCCGAGAACGGTCTGGACGACACCGGTGAGATGATTCTCCGCCGGGTGCAGCTCGCCGACGGCCGCACCCGCGCCTTCATCAACGACCAGTCGATCAGCGTGCAGACGCTGAAGGCGGTCGGCGCCGCCCTGGTCGAGATCCACGGCCAGCACGACGAGCGCGCGCTGGTCGATGCCGCCACCCACCGCCGCCTGCTTGATGCCTTCGCCGGCCTGGAGAAGGACGTCGCCGCGGTCGAAACATTGTGGGACGCGCGCCGCACCGCCAACACCGCGCTGGAGGAGCATCGCGCCGGCATGGAGCGAGCCGCGCGCGAGGCCGATTATCTCCGCCATGCCTCCGGCGAGCTGAAGCAGCTCGCGCCCAAGGACGGCGAGGAGACATCGCTGGCCCAGCGCCGAACCACCATGATGCAGGGCGAGAAGATCGCCTCCGATCTGCGCGAGGCGCAGGAGGCGGTCGGCGGCCATCATTCACCGGTCTCGACGCTGTCGGCCGCGGTACGCCGGCTGGAGCGCCGTGGCGTCAATTCACCGGCGCTGGTCGAGCCCGCCGTGAAGGCGATCGACGCCGCGATCAACGCGCTGGAAGAGGCGGATCAGCATCTTCAGGCCGCGCTTGCCGCGACCGACTTCGATCCTTCAGAGCTGGAACGCATCGAGGAGCGCCTGTTCGCACTGCGGGCCGCCTCGCGCAAATATTCGACCCCGGTTGACGGGCTCGCCGCGCTGGCCGCCAGATATGCCGCCGACGTCGTCCTGATCGACGCCGGCGCCTCGCAGCTGAAGAAGCTGGAGCAGGCCGCGATCGAGGCAGATAGCCGCTATGCCGCCGCCGCCAAGAAGCTGTCGCTGGCGCGGCAGAAATCGGCGGAGAAACTCAACAAGGCGGTGAATGCCGAGCTCGCGCCGCTCAAGCTCGAACGCGCCAAGTTCATGACCCAGGTCGCGACCGATGAGGCAGCTCCGGGGCCGCAAGGCTTCGACCGCGTCGAGTTCTGGGTGCAGACCAATCCGGGCACCAAGCCGGGACCAATGATGAAGGTCGCCTCCGGCGGCGAGCTGTCGCGCTTCCTGTTGGCGTTGAAGGTCGTGCTGTCCGACCGCGGCTCGGCGCCGACGCTGGTGTTCGACGAGATCGACACCGGCGTGGGTGGTGCGGTCGCCGACGCCATCGGCGGGCGCCTGGCGCGGCTTGCCGGCAAGGTGCAGGTGATGGCCGTGACCCACGCCCCGCAGGTCGCCGCCCGGGCCGACCAGCATCTGCTCATCTCCAAGGACGCCCTCGACAAGGGCAAGCGCGTCGCCACCCGCGTCAACGCGCTAGCCGCCGACCACCGCCGCGAGGAAATCGCCCGCATGCTGGCCGGCGCCGAGATCACGGCCGAGGCAAGGGCAGCCGCGGAACGGCTGCTCAAGGCGGCGAGTTAGCTTTAGGGTTGCGCCGTCATTCCGGGGCGATGCAAAGCATCGAACCCGGAATCTAGAGATTCCGGGTCTGGTCCTTCGAACCATCCCGGAATGGCTCTCTCAATTGCAGATCGACTCGTACAGATCATCCCAGTTTCGA
The nucleotide sequence above comes from Bradyrhizobium sp. NDS-1. Encoded proteins:
- a CDS encoding outer membrane protein assembly factor BamD, producing the protein MSAQRMTRGYFSVSSRARGPLQAVTFIMLALPLAGCGTGSLWDKFTAKDDTFVEEPADKIYNEGLYLMNEKKDMKAANKKFEEVDRQHPYSEWARKSLLMSAYASYQSGDYDGCIGAATRYVTLHPGSPDAAYAQYLVAASHYDQIPDISRDQTRTEKAIAALEEVVRKYPSSEYATSAKAKIEGARDQLAGKEMNVGRYYAQKRDYTAAINRYKTVVTQYQTTRHVEEALFRLTEAYMAIGIVGEAQTAAAVLGHNFPDSRWYKDAYNLVKSGGLEPSENQGSWISRTFKKMGLG
- the recN gene encoding DNA repair protein RecN; this encodes MLARLSIRDIVLIERLDIEFATGLAVLTGETGAGKSILLDAFALALGGRGDAGLVRHGAEQGQVTAVFDVPKNHPATKILAENGLDDTGEMILRRVQLADGRTRAFINDQSISVQTLKAVGAALVEIHGQHDERALVDAATHRRLLDAFAGLEKDVAAVETLWDARRTANTALEEHRAGMERAAREADYLRHASGELKQLAPKDGEETSLAQRRTTMMQGEKIASDLREAQEAVGGHHSPVSTLSAAVRRLERRGVNSPALVEPAVKAIDAAINALEEADQHLQAALAATDFDPSELERIEERLFALRAASRKYSTPVDGLAALAARYAADVVLIDAGASQLKKLEQAAIEADSRYAAAAKKLSLARQKSAEKLNKAVNAELAPLKLERAKFMTQVATDEAAPGPQGFDRVEFWVQTNPGTKPGPMMKVASGGELSRFLLALKVVLSDRGSAPTLVFDEIDTGVGGAVADAIGGRLARLAGKVQVMAVTHAPQVAARADQHLLISKDALDKGKRVATRVNALAADHRREEIARMLAGAEITAEARAAAERLLKAAS